A stretch of the Longimicrobium sp. genome encodes the following:
- a CDS encoding HAD family acid phosphatase, translating into MRTTFFVASLAALAACAPAAAPAPAPAPAPAPAPAAAAEAPPLAIHWTRASAEHRAAFLQTYRWAGERLRALAAGAAAGTWGVILDADETVIDNSEYQRRRAAQGLGYTEESWQAWAREEAAAALPGAAEFVGLVRQLGGRVAIVTNRYEAICDDTRDNLRRVGIAFDVVLCRPEGGPSDKNPRFQAVQSGAGTGLPPLRVLMWVGDNIQDFPALTQAVRERGDEAFAEFGRAYVVLPNPMYGSWERNPPR; encoded by the coding sequence ATGCGAACCACGTTCTTCGTCGCTTCCCTCGCCGCGCTGGCGGCGTGCGCGCCCGCGGCGGCGCCGGCCCCGGCTCCCGCGCCCGCTCCGGCCCCGGCGCCGGCCGCCGCGGCGGAGGCGCCGCCGCTCGCGATCCACTGGACGCGCGCCTCGGCCGAGCACCGCGCGGCGTTCCTGCAGACCTACCGCTGGGCGGGCGAGCGGCTGCGCGCGCTGGCGGCGGGCGCGGCGGCGGGGACGTGGGGGGTGATCCTGGACGCGGACGAGACGGTGATCGACAACTCGGAGTACCAGCGCCGCCGCGCCGCGCAGGGGCTCGGCTACACGGAGGAGAGCTGGCAGGCTTGGGCGCGCGAGGAGGCGGCCGCCGCGCTCCCCGGGGCGGCGGAGTTCGTGGGGCTGGTGCGGCAGCTGGGCGGGCGGGTGGCGATCGTGACCAACCGCTACGAGGCGATCTGCGACGACACGCGCGACAACCTGCGCCGGGTGGGGATCGCGTTCGACGTGGTGCTGTGCCGGCCGGAGGGCGGGCCCAGCGATAAGAACCCGCGCTTCCAGGCGGTCCAGTCGGGCGCGGGGACGGGGCTGCCGCCGCTCCGGGTGCTGATGTGGGTGGGCGACAACATCCAGGACTTCCCCGCGCTCACCCAGGCCGTCCGCGAGCGCGGCGACGAGGCGTTCGCGGAGTTCGGGCGCGCCTACGTGGTGCTGCCCAACCCGATGTACGGCTCCTGGGAGCGGAACCCGCCGCGGTAG